One genomic segment of Thalassospiraceae bacterium LMO-SO8 includes these proteins:
- a CDS encoding transglycosylase SLT domain-containing protein: MAWQTRLFLCWLLAGALGWAPDALAARGQALENTDEICLEAARAVERREGIPANLLAAIALTESGRFDKESGENFAWPWTVTSQGKGRYFATEAEARAEVEILLSQGVRNIDVGCMQINMHYHWNAFETLDHAFDPAANAAYAAKFLKAKYDETRNWLTAAGQYHSQTPENFRPYRIKVLSYWNRLNRGDDETRQAKKDAGTDADDSRETTLVAVDTGRTARLNGLLKEKRRNERQDMQALGDTDRRRSHLDEWRYQKRRGVHLEAVVAQRIAEMEVRREEKMRDLDRATRDFTFAEKRRDQLDRWRRTGNLVGDTPQITVER, translated from the coding sequence ATGGCGTGGCAAACGCGCTTGTTCCTTTGCTGGCTTCTGGCCGGGGCTCTTGGATGGGCCCCGGATGCTCTGGCCGCGCGCGGACAAGCACTTGAAAACACAGATGAAATCTGCCTGGAGGCGGCGCGCGCCGTGGAACGGCGCGAGGGCATTCCGGCCAACCTGCTGGCCGCCATCGCGCTGACCGAGTCGGGCCGCTTCGATAAGGAAAGCGGGGAAAATTTTGCCTGGCCCTGGACCGTGACGTCCCAGGGCAAGGGCCGGTACTTCGCGACCGAGGCGGAAGCCCGCGCCGAGGTCGAGATCCTGTTGAGCCAGGGCGTGCGCAACATCGACGTCGGCTGCATGCAGATCAACATGCATTACCACTGGAACGCCTTCGAAACCCTGGACCACGCCTTCGATCCGGCCGCCAACGCGGCCTATGCGGCGAAGTTCCTGAAGGCCAAATATGACGAGACCCGCAACTGGCTGACCGCCGCGGGCCAGTACCATTCCCAGACGCCGGAGAATTTCCGCCCCTACCGCATCAAGGTGCTGAGCTATTGGAATCGGCTGAACCGGGGCGACGACGAGACCCGGCAGGCCAAGAAGGACGCCGGGACGGACGCGGACGACTCCCGCGAGACCACCCTGGTCGCCGTCGACACCGGCCGCACGGCGCGCCTCAATGGTCTGCTCAAGGAAAAACGCCGGAACGAACGCCAGGACATGCAGGCATTGGGCGACACCGACCGGCGGCGCAGTCATCTCGACGAGTGGCGTTATCAGAAACGCCGCGGCGTGCACCTGGAAGCCGTGGTCGCCCAGCGCATCGCCGAGATGGAGGTGCGGCGCGAGGAAAAGATGCGCGACCTGGACCGCGCGACCCGCGACTTCACCTTCGCCGAAAAGCGCCGCGACCAGCTTGACCGCTGGCGGCGGACCGGCAACCTGGTCGGCGATACGCCGCAGATAACGGTCGAACGCTGA
- a CDS encoding cupin domain-containing protein, with protein sequence MEPKIIRAGDRQTKIAPAHNFVGHVLHESVFAEEAPSRLRVSRVTFTPGGRTNWHTHAVGQILYVLSGSGRYQLEGQPVEEINAGDTVVIPPNARHWHGAAPDSMMCHLALSEADDQGNGATWLEPVDDKDFTQEPA encoded by the coding sequence ATGGAACCCAAAATCATCCGCGCCGGCGACCGTCAGACCAAGATCGCGCCGGCCCATAACTTCGTCGGCCATGTCCTGCATGAAAGCGTGTTCGCCGAGGAAGCACCGTCGCGGCTGCGCGTGTCGCGCGTCACCTTCACGCCCGGCGGGCGCACCAACTGGCACACCCATGCGGTGGGGCAGATTCTGTACGTGCTGTCGGGATCGGGCCGTTATCAGCTGGAAGGCCAGCCGGTCGAGGAAATCAACGCCGGGGACACGGTCGTCATTCCGCCCAACGCCCGTCATTGGCATGGCGCAGCACCCGACAGCATGATGTGCCATCTGGCCCTGTCGGAAGCGGACGATCAGGGTAACGGCGCGACCTGGCTGGAGCCGGTCGACGACAAGGACTTCACGCAGGAACCCGCGTAA
- a CDS encoding ion transporter, with amino-acid sequence MSDAPTDTLDRRPVGVLGRLQTFIEAEATRRAIIVVIIFNAIVLGLETSPTAMAAAGDVLRLLDHMAVAVFVAEIAIKLLVYRLGFFRNAWNVFDFVIVGISLIPVTEGMTVLRALRVLRALRLVSAVPKMRVVIQALLEAVPGMSSVLALLCLVFYIAAVMATKLFGGDFPAWFGTIGESAYSLFQIMTLESWSMGIVRPVMEVHPFAWAFFVPFILIVTFAVLNLFIAIIVNSMHDAAAEDAQQHQAEQDAVIRRLAAQIDRIETKVTALADRQTPDGAAGDRR; translated from the coding sequence ATGTCCGACGCACCGACCGATACCCTGGACCGGCGCCCGGTGGGCGTTCTGGGCCGCCTGCAGACCTTCATCGAGGCCGAGGCGACCCGGCGCGCGATCATCGTCGTCATCATCTTCAACGCCATCGTGCTCGGCCTGGAAACCTCGCCCACGGCGATGGCCGCGGCCGGCGACGTTCTGCGCCTGCTCGACCACATGGCGGTCGCCGTCTTCGTCGCCGAAATCGCAATCAAGCTGTTGGTCTATCGCCTTGGTTTCTTCCGCAACGCCTGGAACGTCTTCGATTTCGTGATCGTCGGCATCTCGCTGATACCGGTGACCGAAGGCATGACCGTGCTGCGCGCACTTCGCGTGCTGCGCGCCCTGCGTCTGGTGTCGGCCGTGCCCAAGATGCGGGTGGTGATCCAGGCCCTGCTCGAAGCCGTGCCGGGCATGAGCTCGGTCCTCGCCTTGTTGTGCCTGGTGTTCTATATCGCCGCCGTCATGGCGACCAAACTGTTCGGCGGCGATTTTCCCGCCTGGTTCGGGACCATCGGGGAATCAGCCTATTCCCTGTTCCAGATCATGACCCTGGAATCCTGGTCCATGGGCATCGTCCGCCCGGTGATGGAGGTCCATCCCTTCGCCTGGGCGTTCTTCGTGCCCTTCATCCTGATCGTCACCTTCGCCGTCCTCAACCTGTTCATCGCCATCATCGTCAATTCCATGCACGACGCGGCGGCCGAAGACGCCCAGCAGCATCAGGCCGAACAGGACGCGGTCATCCGCCGCCTGGCCGCCCAGATCGACCGCATCGAGACCAAGGTCACGGCCTTGGCCGACCGGCAGACCCCAGACGGCGCGGCAGGCGACCGTCGATAA
- a CDS encoding DMT family transporter gives MTQGQSPRSMNGPEWGQLVFLSVLWGGAFFFVGAAVREVPPLTVVFARVFLAVLLLLPLFLRYGHHLPREWAAWRPFFVMGLLNNVLPFSLLFFGQTQVTVGLASIINAMTPLFTVLVMAGFGGERLTALRVAGVVLGILGVVVLRGGGAADAGQTFGIGLCLAATVSYAFAGLWGRRHLVGVPPLKSATCQLICSSLVMAVVAGLWDRPWELALPAPATLGAIVGLAAFGTALAYIVFFRLLVSAGASNVMLVTLLIPVTAVALGILFLGETVHPRELAGAAVIGLGLVFIDGRLPRRLGSAGRPRP, from the coding sequence ATGACACAAGGACAGTCCCCCCGGTCCATGAACGGCCCTGAATGGGGGCAGTTGGTTTTTCTGTCCGTTCTGTGGGGTGGGGCGTTCTTTTTCGTCGGCGCCGCCGTGCGCGAGGTCCCGCCGCTGACGGTCGTGTTCGCCCGCGTGTTCCTGGCGGTGCTGCTGCTGTTGCCGTTGTTTCTCCGCTACGGCCATCACCTGCCGCGCGAATGGGCGGCCTGGCGGCCGTTCTTCGTCATGGGGCTGCTGAACAACGTCCTGCCGTTCAGCCTGCTGTTCTTCGGACAGACGCAGGTGACCGTGGGCCTTGCCTCGATCATCAACGCGATGACGCCGCTGTTCACGGTTCTCGTCATGGCGGGCTTCGGGGGGGAGCGGCTGACGGCGCTCCGCGTCGCCGGGGTCGTTCTCGGGATTCTCGGCGTGGTGGTCCTGCGGGGCGGCGGGGCCGCCGACGCGGGCCAGACCTTCGGCATCGGTCTGTGCCTCGCGGCCACGGTCAGTTATGCCTTCGCGGGCCTGTGGGGCCGGCGCCACCTGGTCGGGGTGCCGCCGCTGAAATCGGCGACCTGTCAGTTGATCTGCTCCAGCCTCGTCATGGCCGTGGTCGCCGGCCTGTGGGACCGGCCGTGGGAACTGGCCCTGCCGGCCCCGGCGACGCTCGGCGCGATCGTCGGCCTGGCCGCGTTCGGCACGGCGCTTGCCTATATCGTGTTCTTCCGCCTGCTGGTCAGCGCCGGGGCCAGCAACGTCATGCTGGTCACCCTGCTGATTCCGGTGACGGCGGTGGCCCTGGGCATCCTGTTTCTGGGCGAAACGGTGCATCCCCGGGAACTGGCGGGGGCGGCGGTGATCGGCCTCGGCCTCGTGTTTATCGACGGTCGCCTGCCGCGCCGTCTGGGGTCTGCCGGTCGGCCAAGGCCGTGA
- a CDS encoding glutathione S-transferase family protein encodes MFTMYYAPDTCALATLIAFKDAGLAAGVDYTLRRVDFSRQEQRAPEYLKVNPKGRVPALVTPRGILTETPAMLAFVAQSFPGAGLAPLDDPFAFAELQAFNSFICSSLHVAHAHRMRGHRWVDENDAAAIKAMQDKVPDSVGACYDLIETGMFKGPWVMGAAYTVADPYLFTLAQWLEQDGVDPARIPKVMDHRARMAARANVKAAIAEEYT; translated from the coding sequence ATGTTCACGATGTATTACGCGCCGGATACCTGTGCGCTGGCGACGCTGATCGCGTTCAAGGACGCGGGCCTTGCGGCGGGGGTGGATTACACGCTGCGCCGGGTCGATTTTTCGCGCCAGGAACAGCGCGCGCCCGAGTACCTGAAGGTCAATCCCAAGGGCCGGGTGCCCGCGCTGGTCACGCCGCGCGGTATCCTGACGGAAACCCCAGCCATGCTGGCCTTCGTGGCGCAGAGCTTTCCGGGGGCGGGCTTGGCGCCGCTCGACGATCCCTTCGCCTTCGCCGAGCTTCAGGCCTTCAACAGCTTCATCTGCTCCTCCCTGCACGTCGCCCATGCCCACCGCATGCGCGGCCACCGTTGGGTCGATGAAAACGATGCCGCCGCCATCAAGGCCATGCAGGACAAGGTCCCGGACTCCGTGGGCGCCTGTTACGACCTGATCGAGACCGGCATGTTCAAGGGCCCCTGGGTGATGGGCGCGGCTTATACCGTCGCCGATCCCTACCTGTTCACTCTGGCGCAATGGTTGGAACAGGACGGCGTCGATCCCGCGCGCATTCCCAAGGTCATGGATCACCGCGCCCGCATGGCGGCGCGGGCCAACGTGAAGGCCGCCATCGCGGAAGAATATACCTGA
- a CDS encoding 1-aminocyclopropane-1-carboxylate deaminase codes for MLEKFERYPLTFGPTPIEKLDRLSAHVGGGVEIYAKREDCNSGLAFGGNKVRKLEYIVPDAIKANADTLVTIGGVQSNHTRQVAAVAAKIGMKCRLVQESWVPFEDAVYDRVGNILMSRVMGAEIELVDEGFDIGIRESWERALEDVKAKGGNPYPIPAGASVHKFGGLGFVGFAEEVRAQEAELGFKFDYVVVCTVTGSTHAGMLVGFAKDGRANRVIGIDASGTLEQTRAQVMEIAQGTADLVELGRDITDDDLVLIGDYAYPAYGVPSAETNDAIRLAARTEGMMTDPVYEGKSMQGMIDLIRKGYFPAGSKVLYAHLGGVPAINGYSYIYRNG; via the coding sequence ATGCTGGAAAAATTCGAACGCTATCCTCTGACCTTCGGGCCGACGCCCATCGAGAAGCTGGACCGCCTGTCGGCGCATGTCGGCGGCGGGGTCGAAATCTACGCCAAGCGCGAGGATTGCAATTCGGGCCTCGCCTTCGGCGGCAACAAGGTGCGCAAGCTGGAATACATCGTACCCGACGCCATCAAGGCGAACGCGGATACGCTGGTCACCATCGGCGGGGTGCAGTCGAACCACACCCGCCAGGTCGCCGCCGTCGCCGCCAAGATCGGCATGAAGTGCCGCCTGGTGCAGGAAAGCTGGGTGCCGTTCGAGGATGCCGTCTATGACCGGGTCGGCAACATCCTGATGAGCCGAGTCATGGGGGCGGAGATCGAACTGGTCGACGAGGGCTTCGACATCGGCATCCGCGAAAGCTGGGAACGCGCCCTGGAGGACGTGAAGGCCAAGGGCGGCAACCCTTATCCCATCCCCGCCGGGGCCTCGGTCCACAAGTTCGGCGGCCTCGGCTTCGTCGGTTTTGCCGAGGAAGTGCGCGCCCAGGAAGCCGAGCTGGGCTTCAAATTCGATTACGTGGTCGTCTGCACGGTGACCGGATCGACCCATGCCGGGATGCTGGTCGGCTTCGCCAAGGACGGCCGCGCCAACCGGGTCATCGGCATCGACGCCTCGGGCACGCTCGAGCAGACGCGGGCCCAGGTGATGGAGATCGCCCAGGGCACGGCCGACCTGGTCGAACTGGGCCGCGACATCACCGACGACGACCTGGTGCTGATCGGCGATTACGCCTATCCGGCCTACGGCGTGCCGTCGGCCGAGACCAACGACGCCATCCGCCTGGCCGCGCGCACGGAAGGCATGATGACCGACCCGGTCTACGAAGGAAAATCCATGCAGGGCATGATCGACCTGATCCGCAAGGGCTATTTCCCGGCCGGCTCCAAGGTGCTGTATGCGCATCTGGGCGGCGTGCCGGCGATCAACGGGTACAGCTACATCTACCGCAACGGCTGA
- a CDS encoding Lrp/AsnC family transcriptional regulator, with product MEELTTDLDRIDRRILRLLQEDGRLTNADLAKKVNVSPATCHRRTQRLFDKGVVTSVRAAVAPERVDRGTLVMVGVVLDRSTPESFATFETAIATLPFVLDCHLVAGDFDYFLKIRVRDIADFNRLHGDQLIALPGVRQTRTFFVMKEVIDNAPLDF from the coding sequence ATGGAAGAATTGACCACAGACCTTGACCGCATCGACCGCCGCATCCTGCGCCTGTTGCAGGAAGACGGCCGCCTGACCAACGCGGACCTGGCGAAGAAGGTCAACGTCAGCCCGGCGACCTGCCACCGCCGCACCCAACGCCTGTTCGACAAAGGCGTCGTCACATCCGTGCGGGCCGCGGTGGCGCCCGAGCGGGTGGACCGGGGAACGTTGGTCATGGTCGGCGTGGTGCTCGACCGCTCGACGCCGGAAAGCTTCGCCACCTTTGAGACCGCCATCGCCACACTGCCCTTCGTGCTCGACTGCCATCTGGTCGCCGGGGACTTCGACTATTTCCTGAAGATCCGGGTCCGCGACATCGCCGACTTCAACCGCCTGCACGGCGACCAGTTGATCGCCCTGCCCGGCGTGCGCCAGACCCGCACCTTCTTCGTCATGAAGGAAGTGATCGACAACGCGCCGTTGGATTTCTGA
- a CDS encoding CoA transferase, giving the protein MTNTESPAALSGVRVIDIATFIAGPYAGTILSEFGAEVIKVEQPHKNGQGGGDPWRRYGTKTAREDSTLAWLTEARNKKAVTLNLREAEGQELLKKLVEGADVLIENFRPGTLERWGLGPDVLWAINPGLVILRVTGYGQTGPYKDRPGFARIGHAVGGLTYLSGKPGEIPVTPGSTSLGDYMTGMYGAIGIMMALRHRDATGEGQVIDAALYESVFRVLDELAPAYAAQGTVREPEGTGTLNACPHGHFPCGDGKFLSIACTTSKMFERLTQAMGRPDLWDLYGDQAERLKHRDTVIEEVTNWCLAMTREQVMEKCIGAEVPAGPINSIADIFEDPHFRAREQLVTLDDAEVGEVTIPGVIPKLSKTPGRIKSLGQGLGASNADVYGKLLGLSEADLADLTARGII; this is encoded by the coding sequence ATGACCAACACGGAAAGCCCCGCCGCGCTGAGCGGCGTCCGCGTCATCGACATCGCCACCTTCATCGCCGGGCCCTATGCGGGCACGATCCTCAGCGAGTTCGGGGCCGAGGTCATAAAGGTGGAGCAGCCCCACAAGAATGGACAGGGCGGAGGAGACCCCTGGCGGCGCTACGGCACCAAGACGGCGCGTGAGGACTCCACCCTCGCCTGGCTGACCGAGGCCCGCAACAAGAAGGCGGTGACCCTCAACCTGCGCGAGGCCGAGGGCCAGGAGTTGCTGAAAAAGCTGGTCGAGGGCGCCGACGTGCTGATCGAAAACTTCCGCCCGGGCACCCTGGAACGCTGGGGCCTGGGGCCGGACGTGCTGTGGGCGATCAATCCCGGCCTGGTCATCCTGCGCGTCACCGGCTACGGCCAGACCGGACCCTACAAGGACCGGCCCGGGTTCGCCCGCATCGGCCATGCGGTGGGCGGGCTGACGTATCTGTCCGGCAAGCCCGGGGAAATTCCGGTCACCCCGGGGTCCACCAGCCTTGGCGACTACATGACCGGCATGTACGGCGCCATCGGCATCATGATGGCCCTGCGTCACCGCGACGCGACCGGCGAGGGCCAGGTCATCGACGCGGCGCTTTATGAAAGCGTGTTCCGCGTGCTCGACGAACTGGCCCCGGCCTATGCGGCCCAAGGCACCGTGCGCGAGCCCGAGGGCACCGGCACCCTGAACGCCTGCCCGCACGGGCATTTCCCCTGCGGTGATGGAAAATTTTTGTCCATCGCCTGCACCACCTCCAAGATGTTCGAACGCCTGACCCAGGCCATGGGCCGCCCGGACCTGTGGGACCTGTACGGCGATCAGGCAGAGCGCCTGAAACACCGCGACACGGTGATCGAGGAAGTCACCAACTGGTGCCTCGCCATGACCCGCGAACAGGTCATGGAAAAATGCATCGGCGCGGAAGTTCCCGCCGGGCCCATCAATTCCATCGCCGACATCTTCGAGGACCCGCACTTTCGCGCCCGCGAGCAACTGGTGACCCTGGACGATGCGGAGGTCGGCGAGGTGACGATCCCCGGCGTGATCCCGAAGCTGTCCAAGACGCCGGGGCGGATCAAATCCCTCGGTCAGGGGCTGGGGGCGTCCAACGCGGACGTCTACGGCAAACTGCTGGGCTTGTCCGAAGCCGACTTGGCGGACCTGACGGCGCGCGGGATCATCTGA
- a CDS encoding MaoC family dehydratase N-terminal domain-containing protein, which produces MDDIDPNAPLDMDHLRSWIGKTQELTDTIGNFPARALAATIDRDDPVPQDGDALPPSAHWLYFLETPIHSQLAVDGHAKKGGFLPPVPLPRRMWAGGRIWFKGDLRIGDKATRLSTVKDVTFKEGKSGRLVFVLVEHRIQAGGRDVIVEEHDIVYRDEAAPDAPAPAPKPAPEGATWTRSVLPDEAMLFRYSALIFNAHRIHFDREFTQNDEGYPNLIVHGPLIATLLMDLGAREMAKQGKRMTRFAYRAVRPSFTDGRAMTFQGRPSGDGAKADLWALDQDGWLVMQADADFEAA; this is translated from the coding sequence ATGGACGACATCGACCCCAATGCTCCCTTGGACATGGACCACCTGCGGTCCTGGATCGGCAAGACCCAGGAACTGACCGACACCATCGGAAATTTTCCGGCACGCGCGCTCGCGGCGACCATCGACCGCGACGATCCCGTGCCCCAGGACGGCGACGCCCTGCCGCCGTCGGCCCATTGGCTGTATTTCCTGGAAACGCCGATCCATTCGCAACTGGCCGTTGACGGCCACGCCAAGAAGGGCGGGTTCCTGCCGCCGGTGCCGCTGCCGCGCCGCATGTGGGCGGGCGGGCGCATCTGGTTCAAGGGGGATCTCCGCATCGGCGACAAGGCGACGCGTCTGTCGACCGTCAAGGACGTGACCTTCAAGGAAGGCAAGTCCGGGCGGCTGGTGTTCGTGCTGGTCGAACACCGCATCCAGGCCGGCGGCCGGGACGTGATCGTCGAGGAACACGACATCGTCTACCGCGACGAGGCGGCGCCGGACGCCCCGGCCCCAGCGCCCAAGCCAGCCCCAGAGGGGGCGACCTGGACACGCAGCGTGCTGCCGGACGAGGCCATGCTGTTCCGCTATTCGGCGCTGATCTTCAACGCCCACCGTATTCATTTCGACCGCGAGTTCACGCAGAACGACGAAGGTTATCCCAATCTGATCGTCCACGGGCCGCTGATCGCGACCCTGCTGATGGACCTGGGGGCCCGGGAAATGGCCAAGCAGGGCAAGCGCATGACCCGTTTCGCCTACCGCGCGGTGCGGCCCAGTTTCACCGACGGCCGCGCCATGACCTTCCAGGGCAGGCCGTCTGGCGATGGCGCCAAGGCCGACCTCTGGGCGCTCGACCAGGACGGCTGGCTCGTCATGCAGGCTGACGCCGATTTCGAGGCCGCGTGA
- a CDS encoding acyl-CoA dehydrogenase family protein, whose amino-acid sequence MTAFTPTHPEIRESVAALCRDFPGEYWREKDRDDAYPVEFVTALTEAGFLACLIPEEYGGSGLGLSEAAAIMEEIHKSGCNGGACHAQMYIMGALLRHGDEGKKARYLPEIASGKLRLQAFGVTEPTSGTDTTRIRTTARKDGNEWVINGQKVWTSRAEHSDLMLLLARTTSREEAAKPHQGMSIFLVDMQKAKGNGLEIKKLEAMVNHAATEIFFDDLRIPADALIGEEGRGFYYILDGMNAERILIASECVGDARWFIQKARDYAVDRRVFDRPIGQNQGIQFPIARAYAETEAAALMVQKAAETFDAGEDVGAMANMSKLLASEATWHAAEACLQTHGGFGFAREYDVERKFRETRLYQVAPISTNLILSYIAEHVLDMPRSF is encoded by the coding sequence ATGACCGCTTTCACGCCCACGCACCCGGAAATCCGGGAATCCGTTGCCGCCCTATGCCGTGATTTTCCCGGCGAATACTGGCGCGAAAAGGACCGCGACGACGCCTATCCCGTTGAATTCGTCACGGCCCTGACCGAGGCCGGCTTCCTCGCCTGCCTGATTCCCGAGGAATACGGCGGGTCGGGCCTTGGCCTGTCCGAAGCCGCCGCGATCATGGAGGAAATCCATAAATCCGGCTGCAACGGCGGTGCCTGCCACGCGCAGATGTACATCATGGGGGCACTCTTGCGCCATGGCGACGAGGGCAAGAAGGCGCGCTACCTGCCGGAGATCGCCTCGGGCAAGCTGCGCCTTCAGGCCTTCGGCGTGACCGAGCCGACGTCGGGCACGGACACCACGCGCATCCGCACCACGGCGCGCAAGGACGGCAACGAATGGGTCATCAACGGCCAGAAGGTCTGGACGTCGCGGGCCGAGCATTCCGACCTGATGCTGCTGCTGGCCCGCACCACGTCGCGCGAAGAGGCCGCCAAGCCGCACCAGGGCATGTCCATCTTCCTGGTCGACATGCAGAAGGCCAAGGGCAACGGCCTCGAGATCAAGAAGCTGGAGGCGATGGTCAACCACGCGGCCACGGAAATCTTCTTCGACGACCTGCGCATTCCCGCCGACGCCCTGATCGGCGAAGAGGGCCGCGGGTTCTACTACATCCTCGACGGCATGAACGCGGAACGCATCCTGATCGCCTCGGAATGCGTGGGCGACGCCCGCTGGTTCATCCAGAAGGCCCGCGACTACGCCGTCGACCGCCGCGTGTTCGACCGCCCGATCGGCCAGAACCAGGGCATCCAGTTCCCCATCGCCCGCGCCTATGCGGAAACCGAGGCGGCGGCCCTGATGGTGCAGAAGGCGGCAGAGACCTTCGACGCCGGCGAGGACGTCGGCGCCATGGCCAATATGAGCAAGCTGCTTGCCTCGGAAGCCACCTGGCATGCCGCCGAGGCCTGTTTGCAGACCCACGGTGGCTTCGGTTTCGCCCGCGAATACGATGTGGAGCGCAAGTTCCGCGAAACCCGGCTCTATCAGGTCGCGCCGATCTCGACCAACCTGATCCTCTCCTACATCGCGGAACATGTCCTCGACATGCCGCGCTCCTTCTAA
- a CDS encoding glycosyltransferase family 2 protein produces the protein MPEDRKIAVVIPAYRAASQVATVVRGVPDWIKRIYVIDDACPEKSGDAAKAAGDGRVMVLRRQQNGGVGAAVKTGYRQALADGFDIVVKMDADDQMDPAYLKALLKPILAGRADYTKGNRFRDLKALRQMPRVRLFGNSVLTFLVKAASGYWQMMDPTNGYTAINREALERLELDRVSDGYFFESDMLIRLNIAGAVAEDVAIPARYGDEQSSLHIPSIMPVFVYRLIRGMGKRILFKYFLYDFSLGSFYLTAGTLLTAFGLVFGGYKWWLSAQGGTAATTGTVMIAVLALLLGVQFLVQAINFDIQTAPKRPRDDE, from the coding sequence GTGCCGGAAGACCGTAAAATCGCCGTCGTCATTCCCGCCTACCGGGCGGCCAGCCAGGTCGCCACGGTGGTTCGCGGCGTGCCCGATTGGATCAAGCGTATCTACGTGATCGACGACGCCTGCCCGGAAAAATCGGGCGATGCGGCCAAGGCGGCCGGCGACGGCCGGGTCATGGTCCTGCGCCGGCAACAGAACGGCGGCGTGGGGGCGGCGGTGAAGACCGGCTACCGCCAGGCCCTGGCCGACGGCTTCGACATCGTGGTCAAGATGGATGCCGACGATCAGATGGACCCGGCCTATCTGAAGGCCCTGTTGAAGCCGATCCTGGCGGGCCGCGCCGACTACACCAAGGGCAATCGGTTCCGCGACCTCAAGGCTCTGCGCCAGATGCCCCGCGTGCGCCTGTTCGGCAACAGCGTGCTGACCTTCCTGGTCAAGGCGGCGTCGGGATACTGGCAGATGATGGATCCGACCAACGGCTACACCGCGATCAACCGCGAGGCGCTTGAGCGCCTTGAGCTTGATCGGGTGTCCGACGGCTATTTCTTCGAATCGGACATGCTGATCCGCCTCAACATCGCCGGTGCCGTGGCCGAGGACGTGGCCATCCCGGCGCGGTACGGCGACGAGCAAAGCTCGCTGCATATCCCGTCGATCATGCCCGTGTTCGTCTACCGGCTGATCCGCGGCATGGGCAAACGCATCCTGTTCAAGTATTTCCTCTACGATTTCTCGCTGGGGTCCTTCTACCTGACGGCGGGCACGTTGCTGACGGCCTTCGGCCTGGTGTTCGGCGGTTACAAATGGTGGCTGTCGGCGCAGGGCGGCACGGCCGCGACCACGGGCACGGTGATGATTGCCGTGCTGGCGCTGCTGCTCGGCGTGCAATTCCTGGTCCAGGCCATCAATTTCGACATCCAGACCGCGCCGAAGCGTCCCCGCGACGACGAGTAA